ctggggcgatgtcgatgttgtattgaaactgtttgacaaaggctcatgccatgtcatcccagacgtaCCAACAAGATGTGTCCTGATCCAAAAACCATTCAGATGCTACTCCtgtgaggctttccccaaaataagctataagcaattcctcatttcttcccacacctctcaattggttgcaataccttttcaggtaggctatggggtctccatgtctattgtacttttcaaatttgggaaccttgaaaccaggcggcaagtggacatcagggaacatgcatagatctctGAAGGCAACgctcttttgacctgccattCCTTgcgtgtttttcaaccgttgttctaatcttttcactctttgggttatTTTTTCCTGTACtctctttcgggcaggcttctcgatGTTTACAGGAAGCTCAAatgagtacgagtggtactcgggATAGTGGTACTGttcttgctgtgtagcaaattgtgactcgtgacaaggctgtccttggccattggcccgGGCTTGacgcattttggtcatttgttgtttcagtgttctattttcctcaaccacagtagacccttgttgaaccctctgacccggagtctcttgagcactcgtaacagcttcgatgtcagttatcattttccttggatcttgtgtttccaagAAATACAAACCCCAAAAATgacagattccttcccctatatgccaattttgACCCAAAATCtgaacggtattcacttgaccactgactctttttcttgttttttcaaattaaattaaacgacccggtattgcaaacacggccttccagcgcctcggggacgaagagtttaaggctgtgagggtcagaatcaaaatatgaccaaacgtGGCTGTTTGcgcaaagtcaaccttccggcgccccgtttgggaacatatggctatttttgacaaaaatggcatcacttggtttatttatgacaaaaattaaaattttgatattttttgggctatttttgtaaaggggaggttggacccgatgagggttgcctacgtatctcatgccctgtgagaatcaaaccatgcatagttcgggcaaattaaccgaactattttaaaacaatactctttttcattttcattttttctttttcaacgaACAATAAACAACTCATTTTTCCAAACTAagaataaaagactttttttttctttttcaacaaacactttccaaaataaaagactcttttttttttctatttttcttttgcttttagtaaaacagactattaaaaataaagcattttcctttttcattttctcaaaatttcggcagagtttcgacagtgtttgggcattgggtttttctaggataatcaattaactccctaactgttatttctctttatttttcttttttttcctcaattttccaacattttcgagattcagaaaccagtcaacatgcaggttcggaacaaataaatgcacatcacaagagaatgcatcagaatggtcttttcatttcaggttgctagtcctagacggacccaacccctgtgttgagtcccctaagtcaaatgcaacgtgatgcaaataagcgttcctactagggatccggcatgaagtcacgttattctatgttcaaaacctgggtcgatgttctagactgtgtacccgagcggacaactcgagtcgaggagggggcaacttaccgggaaccaaaaggccatccgtcttcgtaacttgtccgacctctttcttatttcaaggtatgacactaacagaatagggagtctcaaccagtaagcacatccccggaggtgaagagagaagggtgtcggcacagtttatatacagttcagataatatcaaatcggtaaaagcatcatttaacacattaggcacaaaacatgtaggaaaatcagatacaatcaaatacaacaatttatataagctccaattctgaaccctgaacaacACGTTTTGGGTTCtagttccccagcagagttgccagagctgtcacacctccttttcacctACACCCTCGCAAGCGcgcaaaggagtttttccaattaaaggacaatcggaacgggatttaattattaattattcatagtcgccacttgggagattaatggtgtcccaagtcaccggttgaatcccaaaccgaggaaatttatgactttgttaatagtccgcgaaccagaaatccgagtaaggaattctgttaacccggaagaaggtattaggcattcccgggctccgtggttctagcacggtcgcttaactgttgtatttgatttcatctgattttaatacatgctagcttatgtgccttttatttgtaaaccgcttttatcactatattttaatagaattgcaacgttatgGAAATGcgtctcggaccacgtcacaatcaatgcacccgtggtcctcgacatattttatctaacattgttgaaattgggatttgggtcacataaatgcacacccgagtttagtaaattatgtatcacaactacgtcacgagaACCGTACCTGTAGGTATGATGATTCAATTAAGTGCTTAAAGCAACTACGGTGTTTGTGATTTAGCACCAAAACACGGGAAAAGGTACTACATGACAAACATTATGGCAGTGATTAATTTAGCATCACATGGTTATTTTCGATCAATTTAATGGCTTCACAAAGTTCTGCATGCAAGCTGCATTTTGCATTTGTAACAGTTGTGGTTAGTGAACCAAAGCATGGTTGAGACTACTGGTAAACTTGCTTTCCCTCAAAGACTCACTCTTTTCAACTCCCCAAAACTAAAACAAATACGAACATATAGATGCATAGGCAGAGAAACCGCCACTACTACTAGAATCATAgcgttacaaaaaaaaaaaaattctaaaccaCTAGGGAGCAACAGAAAGATTCAAATACCTCTGTTTTCCATACATTTTGCAACAATTTATCTTTTCATATCTCAATAAAATACATGATATGCAAGAAACAAGAAAATTGATCAAACGGGAGATtaaatatcatgaataatatgtCTGAACGGAACGACTAGAGGCAAGAAAAATTGACCAACAGTGGATCTCGGACCGGCGACAACAAAATAACCAGTGTTTGCGTTATGAACGTCAACCTCGACAAATCGACGACCTTGAATGGGACGATGACTGGAAATATTCTCACGTTTCTGTCACGGTTTTTGCTGCATTTCCGACCAGTTATGGAAGCGGCAGATGTGGGAGGTTGGGACAGTAGGAGTGTGTGTATATGTGTGTTCGTGTCTCGCTTGAGCTGGTGAGGGAGCTCGGCAGCTATGGAGGAGTTGGTTGTTATGTGTTTGGCGTGGTAGTGTTGGCTGGTCGTTTGGGACATGAAGCTTCACTGAAAATGGCAGCTTCGCGGTGAACGGAGGTCCAGCGACAATGGTGAGCTGGGTGAGGTCGCTTGGTTCCGTTTGTCGTGTCTGGAACTCGTTGATCGGACGAGTAGGTGGAACTCGTTTCTCCGGCGAGTTTCAGGAAGAGACGAGTCGTTGGTGTTTTCTCCGGCGAGCTGGGTTGTTCCCGGTTTTGGGGCTGTTGGTCGAAGAAAAAGAACGGGGAAGGGGTTGTTGGAGAAGAAAACCTGAAGGGGGTGGGGGTCGCTCGTTTTTGTACAGCCTCTTTTAGCTGCTGCCTTTTCGTTCCTTTCTTTATTTGGTTCCTTCTATGcgcaactctttttttttaatcccCTTTTTCATTGGGTAGAGAATGGTTTTTATAGAGTGTCTGGAATGGGGCGTTATGTGGGGGAGTTTTATTTGGGGAGAAGGTGTTATGTGAGGTAATATTTTGGGGGGAAGGTTTTAGGTGGGGAAATATTTTGGGGGGAAGATTTTAGGTGTGAGAAATGATTTGGGGGGAAATATTTTTGGGGAAGGTTCTTACCATTTTTATTCCTAATTTctttttatcttccttttttgtattttatttatttattttgtatttcgttttttgattttgttaaatgctaaattaaaaaccaaaaccaaattaaCACTAAAAATTAGATTTCCTTATAAAAATGCAAACTGATacaaatttaaactaaaaatgcaaaaggtactatttttgttatttacttcctattttgttctaaaacaaattaacccttaattaatcctaaaatatgaaattagatcctaaatgcaaatgcgtatttttgtatttattattgtgattttaaaatattaaaatgtaTGAAATGGGACTACAAAAGGAAAAATTCCTAaaagaaattaataaaaattattttgacttatttttaggagttatctTTATCTAGGTTAAAAATCACGTGCGTACAGTTATAATATTTAAGTTTATGCCAATAGTTattcatataatttattctttttaatttatagaaTATAGCAGGATCATAATATTATCCGCACATCGTGCGGGTACTAATAATAGTGGGTTCAAAATTGCCGACAAGTCCATATGGACTTTCCACGAATAACTAATTCAATTCAAAATTAGATTTACTAACAAgactttattaatattttatataaaataagtgttaattatatatatcacatatatattttaaccaagagatataatttaattttctattccaaatagaaaacttcaatttgttcacaatattaatcataccctctgtgctagcaaagaatataataatatttcatttggactaataactaaatttatttgactaattaaattccttaatttaattatcaaataataagttaattaatcctttagcaaagatcagaacactcgttagtgtgcgaccccataggttcaatactaaaccggtagtaaattgatcacatcaatatactaatcaagggtggcgtctagcaacactccttaacgaacGGAtaacatgaagtatacaatttactctcaagaaccagtagaagaataatgtagtaattccttctgtccttatagctctggatcaccctaggatatggttcaactgtcaaatcctaataggcgaccaactatgtgttcatgtcaaatataatcgaccattgaatgacctaagaaactcttttcttctttcattcaattgccctggccaaggtcttaatttggtcgtttataattcatgacaacatgaagcttaaactcattaccaagagttgacagattccatcttgattaatcactaattctacaagtattcaatcgtacccaatatcctttcaactatctccctagggccataggtgtctagtattaaAGCACaacaaataacttgtcaattactatgacgatctcaggtcaaaggaaactcttacatcacattcttcaagagaatatcttattgacagtttatggtaattctaaccattaggaattatctaatgagtcggttcaatgatcatatctctatatgcatcatctatctatgtgattcagttaatgagatcaactaatctttatcccataaagacaatcacataaatattgatctaaccggattactcatgtccaaattaataatcctacgatcaagaacaaatttagattaaattgtaagagactttgctctcattatcatgatctctatcacaatgacaaatctcaaaatttaatcaaggaccttatcaaattaatcaaacaattaataataactatgataaaagagtgtcctatatttttatatcaaataacgttcacaaaaatatgttcaaatcatcaaatatgagttTGGATCTAGGGCaaatctactatatccctaataGTCATTACATTAATTTCTGAAACTATAGGTTCAGAATTCAATATTCCCACTTCACATTATTGAATCTAATTAATTAAGCCGAACTTTCTGGTAATAGACCCCCGACATTCTTCCCTTCAAGAACTTCCCCACCTTGCTTTTGGGGAggctcgaactcacaacctcttggttggaattGGAGGTTGCTtgccatcagagcaacccctcttgtcttaaTAGCTTACTAACAAACATTAAATTGAATTTTCCAATGTGAATTCCCTTTCAAATGAAACCTTTGACTCTAGTTATCTTGGCTTTATTGAATCTTACTATTTAATCTTTCAAATCCATAGTGCCATTCCACATTTGTAATGTTCACTACTTTCTTGTTATATAACCGACGATGTCATGTCACACCAACTTGCGCTTTCTAAGCCTTTTTTCcttaaataataaatctcgtaTTGTTTATAATTCACTTATCTTGACCAAATCTAACTATTTCCTTTCATATTTTCTTGGATTCTAAGTTTAAGACAACATGAAATAGGTTGATATACTACTAACTACATCGATCTTTCTTCACTGCCTGTCAAAGTGCACAATTGAAAATTTAACAGTAATAAAACCTCTTAATTATctttaatgaaaagaaaaatgattatGTGAGATGCCATTGTGAACTGGTTATTGGGGACAAATTAAAGTCATTTTAGTTTAGTAACACTAATTGACAGGAGTATCTAGTTTGATGACGTTTCAACTTTCAACACTTTCCGGTTGTTAACATAAAAATATTATGTCAATCTAATCGAATAAATTGCTTAATTACTTTCAGTTGCACTTTCCGTGCTATAGTTTAAGCTAAGGGACTACAGCTTATTGGCCAAGAAGCAAAATCTGAACTGCCATGTGACGTGTTCAATTTCAGTTACCTTCCGACCATTGCTGCCCAATTGAGTCAAACGATTGTTTAGCATCGACATATGTATTGATTGCAGGATTATctttttatcttcaaaaaattgtAGTAGAAAAAAAAATCACACAAGTATTGTGTTGAAGTGCTGGAATGACAGCTAAGCACAATTACAAGCTGAGAAGCTAAGGCAGTGTATTGAGTGACAAGCAGTCACTTTAGCTTAGTGTTAGTTAGCTGTTAGAAGTTAGTTATAACATAATTAGGTTTATTGTTAGTGCTAATTAAGTGAGCGAGTTAGAACATGTATATATGCACGTGTATGTATCAGTGAAGATtcattgtaattgattttcatTTCTCTCAATACACAGAAGATACAACTGTCCAGAAGCTTCTATTCAcaatcttcatcttcttcattttgAGCTAAGCTCAACCTCCACTCAACAATGGTGgatttaacatggtatcagagctaagAGAATTGATCGGAGCTGTGAAACTCTGGCTTTGAGAGTTGTTCTGTTAAATCTTTGAGAGAATCTTTCAATTGTTCTTCGtctattttcaaatccctaatttctgaGTAAATCGGCAATGCCTGAGATAGATATTGGCAAACGCGACATCCGTTGTATCTACAACCTTCAGATGCGCCGGGAAATGTAATAATTTCAGTTCGATTGACTGGGAGCGAGAATTATTCGGTTTGGAGCAAAGCAATGAAGATCGCATTGAGAGATAAACgaaaattagggttcataaaagGTACATGCACCAAGGATCAATTCACTGATGATCTAGGCGAAGATTGGAAACGTGTTAATGCCATAGTTTTAACTTGGATCATGAACACTGTCTCGCCGGAGTTAGTGAATGGGATAGTGTATGCCAGCAATGCGCATGAGGTTTGGACTGATTTACAGGATCGTTTTGATAAAATCAATGGATTGAGGATCTATAATCTTCATCGTGAAATTGCTACAGTTTCTCAAAGTACCTCTAGTATTCTGCTTATCATTCTAGTCTTAAACTGTTGTGGGATGAATATAGTGCACTTATTCTAACTCTACCTGTAATTCCCGAAACAAGAGAATTCATAACACATCTAGAACAACAAAAGCTTTTTCAATTTTTGATGGGATTAAATGATAGCTTTAGTGCCATTAAAAGTCAGATGCTACTCATGTCTCCATCACCAAGTGTGAGTCGTGCTTATGCTATGCTAATTAATAAAAAGAATCAAAGGAAAGTCTGTATGACCAATACACCTATGAATGAGGTGAATGATTCTACTGCTTTGATAAGTTCAAGAAATAATTCACAGAAGTTCAAAAGGTATGAAAATCTATACTGTGAGTTTTATAGAACCAAAGGCCACTCTAAAGATACTTTTTATAAATTGGTGGGCTATCCACCTAGTTTCAAAGGAAAGAAGAAGCAGGAGTATCGACAAGCTAATGCAACCATAGGTGATGGATTTCATGCAAAGGATAATGTGTTTCAAGCAGCCACAACTGCAGATCCTAATGTGGAAAGACAAGGAGTGCACAACTATTTTACTGATAAGCAGTATAACCAGATAATAAAGCTATTGAATCATGACAAGGGAGAAGAATTTGCAGCTAATATGACAGGTAATACTGATTCTCAATTGACTCAAACATGTGATACTCCTTGGATCATTGATATAGGAGGAACAAATCATATGACTTCAAACATTAACTTGCTGACTGATATAACTAAATTACCTAACACCAAATGAGGTAATGTTCATCTGCCAAATGGAAAAACAATACCAATTATGTACCAAGGAAAGTGTAAGATCACAGGTGGTGAATCAATTAGAATGTTCTGTGTGTGCTTGACTTCAAATACAACTTACTATCAGTCTCAAAATTAACTAAGGAATTGTTTTGCTTAGTGCTTTTCTTTCCATCATTCTGTGTATTCCAGGACCTATGCATTGGGAGAGTGAGTGAGATTGATAAAGAAAAGGATGGTCTTTACTTGTTATTACTAGATGGATCAAGTGCAAATAAGCTCAGACAACAGATTAAAGGTGTTTGGCAGAAGATGCTATATCAGACAATAATGTATGGCACAGAAGACTTGGACATGTACCAGCTAGAGTAATAAGGTAGCTGGCATTCATGAAGAACAAGATGCCTATAGATTGCAATTTCAATAAATGTACTATATGTCCATTAGCAAGGCAATCTAGGAAGCCTTTTCCCCTCAGTACAACTAGAGCAGGAGTGATTTTTCAATTAGTATATGTAGATATCTGGGGACCTTACAAAGTGCCTACTTCTAATGGAAATAGATATTTTTTAACACTTGTAG
Above is a window of Nicotiana tabacum cultivar K326 chromosome 8, ASM71507v2, whole genome shotgun sequence DNA encoding:
- the LOC142163228 gene encoding uncharacterized protein LOC142163228 is translated as MKIALRDKRKLGFIKGTCTKDQFTDDLGEDWKRVNAIVLTWIMNTVSPELVNGIVYASNAHEYSAYHSSLKLLWDEYSALILTLPVIPETREFITHLEQQKLFQFLMGLNDSFSAIKSQMLLMSPSPSVSRAYAMLINKKNQRKVCMTNTPMNEVNDSTALISSRNNSQKFKRYENLYCEFYRTKGHSKDTFYKLVGYPPSFKGKKKQEYRQANATIGDGFHAKDNVFQAATTADPNVERQGVHNYFTDKQYNQIIKLLNHDKGEEFAANMTGNTDSQLTQTCDTPWIIDIGGTNHMTSNINLLTDITKLPNTK